GCGATTGACACCAGGCATTGAAGCAACAGCCTCAGACTTGCCTTGGCCTTCTAGTAAAAATACCGGATAAATCAGGTCACTTGCGCGGACAATATTTTCTTGCATGAGACGGCGCGACCAATCATCACGACGCATCCGACGTGGACGATGCTCTGGAAAGTTAAGCAATGATTTAGCTGGCGATCTCATCTTCTTTAGTCTCTGCTTCAAATAACCATTTAATAACAATATTGTCGGCCTCTTCAAGACCAATACGTTTAGTGCTCGAAAATAATTGTGCCGTAAGTTGTTTGGACTCGCCATTGCCATCGGGCAGGGCTGGGTCATATTGCTGCAATTGCTTGCGTACCGCCTCTAGCGCATGCTTGCATTCGCTTTTGTTGAGTTTGTCGCATTTGCTGAGCAAAACGTGGATTGGTTTGCCGGTGGGCACAAACCACTCAATCATTTGCTCGTCCAGGTCGGTGATACCGCGCCTAGAATCCACAATCAGGATCATGCCTACCAACTGCTCTCGCTCCTGGAGATAGTCGCTTAGAAGGGCATTCCAGTGGTATTTAGTCTCATGATTGACGGCTGCATAGCCATAACCGGGCAAGTCCACCAAATAAGCCAAAAGGTCATCTTTGGCAAAAAGGCCAAAATAGTTGATATGTTGGGTGCGTCCAGGGGTTTTACTGGCAAAAGCAAGTCTTTTTTGGTTGCAAAGCACGTTTATAGCGCTGGATTTGCCTGCATTTGAGCGCCCAGCAAAGGCCACCTCACGTAAGGGTGTGGCAGGCAGGCAATGGGTGTCATTGACTGTGGTGGCGAATCGGGCTTGAAAGAGTTTAGACATGTCCAGAAGCTATTGTAAAATCACGCAAAATCATGAAATATCTCATGGTGTTGGGTAAAAGGTTGTAAATGCAGGGCCCAAACACTTTTAGGAATTTTTGCCAAGGTAAACATAATGCGTCAAACCTCTCAAATCTCCAAATTAACTAGCTTGCGTGCTGGTTTTGCGGCTTTCTCTATTTTCGCTCTGATCGGTGTTTCAGGTGCAGTTTTTGCTGCCGATGCTGCTCCGATGGCTCCTGCTGCAGAAGCCAAGACTGCAGTGCCAGGCAAGCCAAAGGTTGATCCGGCTGCTGGTGAGGCGCTCTACTCTAATGGCGATGCATCACGTGGCGTTACTGCCTGCCTTACTTGCCATGGCCCAAAGGGTCAAAGTGCAACGGGTACTTGGCCTAAGTTATCTGCTCAGCATGCGGCTTACACGACCAAGCAATTGAAAAATTTCAAAGATGGCACTCGTGCAAATCCTGTGATGATGGGTATGGCAGCAACTTTGACAGAGCAAGACATGCAGAACATTTCAGCATTCTTGGCTAAGCAACCAATCTCACAAGGCGTTGCTCAAAATAAAGCGTCGATTGAATTGGGTCAAAGCATCTACCGTGGCGGTATTGCTGCTAAAGGCGTTCCAGCTTGTGCTGCATGCCATAGTCCAACTGGCGCTGGCATTCCTGCTCAGTACCCACTCTTAGGTGGTCAATGGGCTGAGTACACAAACACACAATTGCTTGCGTTCCGTGAAGGCGTTCGTAAAAATAGCAGCCAAATGACTACTATCGCTACCAAGCTTTCCGATCAAGAAATGAAAGCAGTTTCTGATTACATCGCTGGTTTACATTAATTAGCGCAAGACTTGAAAAACAAAACCCCGCTGAGTTAGCGGGGTTTTGTTGCTCATGATTTGCTGTTAATTCGGCAGCACCGTTTCACTTGCAAATAAGTCGGCTGTTTTTTCGCGGGCACGAATGACGTAGGCATGCTTTCCATCAACCATAATTTCTGCAGGTTTAGGGCGCGTGTTGTAGTTTGAGGCCATTACAAAACTATAAGCACCAGCGGATAAGATTGCGAGTAGATCGCCTTCTTCCACAGCAAGCTGGCGATCTCTTCCCAGCCAGTCACCAGATTCGCAAACAGGACCAACAACATCATAATTTGCACTCTTTGCTGGTTTAGCTTGAACGGGAACAATGCCGTGATGGGCCTCATAAAGCGCGGGGCGCATTAACTCAGTCATTGCTGCGTCAACGATGCAAAAGTTTTTCTCAACGCCTGGTTTTAGGTATTCCACGGTAGTTAGTAATACACCAGCATTACCTACTAGTGATCTGCCGGGTTCAAGAACAACATCGAGATGACCAAAGCCGCGCTCGGTCACATGGTTCAATAGCGTGTTTGTGAACTCAGTAATATCCGGCGGAGTTTCATCGCTGTAAGAGATTCCAAGGCCACCACCCAGATCTAAGTGATGGATCACGATGCCTTCGCGTTTGAGATGTTCCACTAGATCCAACACTTTATCTAAGGCATCTAAATAGGGTGCGGTGGTTGTGATTTGAGAGCCAATATGACAATCGATACCAACAACATCAATTTGAGAAAGTTGCGAAGCCTCGCGATAGGTCCTTAAAACTTCGTGATAGACAATACCAAACTTATTACCCTTTAATCCGGTAGAAATATAAGGATGTGTTTGTGCATCGACATCTGGATTCACGCGTAAGGAAATCGGTGCGCGGCAGTTCATTGCAGTTGCCACGCGATTAATCTGGTGAAGCTCGGCAATTGACTCCACGTTAATGCATTTGACGCCGGCTTTTAGTGCGGCCGCAATTTCTGAGGCAGATTTTCCAACGCCAGCAAACACCAGGCTTTTTGGGTCGGCGCCAATTGTTAATGCGCGGGCTAGTTCACCACCGCTGACTAGATCAAATCCTGCGCCAAGTTTTTTAAAGCAATCAATTACCGCTAAATTGCTATTGGCTTTCATGGCGTAATGCACTCGGGCGCGACGTTTTCCTTTGGCATCCACACAGGCCTTATCGTAGGCTTGATAAGCTTCAGTCAGAGCCTTCTTGCTATAGATATATAGCGGTGTACCAAATTCTTTTGCCAAATCTGCCAATGGAATTTCTTCGGCATACCAGCTGCCATCACGCTCTGTAAATCCAGATAACTTGGGGAGTGGAATTGCTTTAATTGTCATTGCTTAGTCGATGTCGAGTTGCTTGGGGTGGCAGGGGTTTGAGGTGGGTAAAGCTTGCCCTTAGGTTCAGGCTCTGTAGGAGCGGGTGGAACTGGTGGCACATTTGGCAAATATAGCTGACCCCTAACCCCACATCCAGCAAGGGCTATTAGAAGGCTAATACCGAGGGCTCTATTAAGAATCGCTATCATGAATGTCTCTAAAACGAATGATTGAATATAGCATGCAGGACTCGACTATGAATCCAAATAATTCAGGCGTAGAAGCCATTGATGACAAGCAGTTTTATCAGCTGGGAAGCAATTTATTGCACTCTATTGAGGTGGCATTAGAGGCTGCTGATGATGCGCTGGATCTTGATCTGGACGTAGAGCGCCAAGGCGGCAATGTTATCAATATTCGCTTTAGAGATAAAAGTGTCATCGTGGTGAACACTCAGCCCCCTTTGCATGAAATCTGGGTGGCTGCCAAATCAGGTGGCTATCACTATCGCTGGGCTGGAACGAACGCGCAGCCCTTGTGGCTTGATACCAAGACTGGGAAAGAACTTTTAAGCGACCTAACTGAGTTTGCGAGTGCGCAAGCAGGTCAGGCAGTCAAGATTGGGCTTATAAAAGGTTAGTAATAAATTAAGCAGCACCTGTGGCGCTTAAGGTTTCAATGACCTGGGCATCGGGCGCACTTTTAATTTGAGCTTTGCCAATCTTTTCGAGCACTACGTAACGAATCTGACCACCCTCAGTTTTTTTGTCGACCTGCATTAGCTCCATATATCTAGCGGTACCAAATTTTGGCGGAACAATCGGCAAGTTCATTGACTGAATAATGTTAGTAAGTCTTGCTACATCATTGGCACTAATCAGATTTAAGCGATGGGATAGATTGGCACCCATCACCATTCCACAGCCAACAGCTTCGCCATGCAACCATTCGCCGTAT
Above is a window of Polynucleobacter necessarius DNA encoding:
- the lptM gene encoding LPS translocon maturation chaperone LptM; this encodes MIAILNRALGISLLIALAGCGVRGQLYLPNVPPVPPAPTEPEPKGKLYPPQTPATPSNSTSTKQ
- the lysA gene encoding diaminopimelate decarboxylase: MTIKAIPLPKLSGFTERDGSWYAEEIPLADLAKEFGTPLYIYSKKALTEAYQAYDKACVDAKGKRRARVHYAMKANSNLAVIDCFKKLGAGFDLVSGGELARALTIGADPKSLVFAGVGKSASEIAAALKAGVKCINVESIAELHQINRVATAMNCRAPISLRVNPDVDAQTHPYISTGLKGNKFGIVYHEVLRTYREASQLSQIDVVGIDCHIGSQITTTAPYLDALDKVLDLVEHLKREGIVIHHLDLGGGLGISYSDETPPDITEFTNTLLNHVTERGFGHLDVVLEPGRSLVGNAGVLLTTVEYLKPGVEKNFCIVDAAMTELMRPALYEAHHGIVPVQAKPAKSANYDVVGPVCESGDWLGRDRQLAVEEGDLLAILSAGAYSFVMASNYNTRPKPAEIMVDGKHAYVIRAREKTADLFASETVLPN
- the yihA gene encoding ribosome biogenesis GTP-binding protein YihA/YsxC, translating into MSKLFQARFATTVNDTHCLPATPLREVAFAGRSNAGKSSAINVLCNQKRLAFASKTPGRTQHINYFGLFAKDDLLAYLVDLPGYGYAAVNHETKYHWNALLSDYLQEREQLVGMILIVDSRRGITDLDEQMIEWFVPTGKPIHVLLSKCDKLNKSECKHALEAVRKQLQQYDPALPDGNGESKQLTAQLFSSTKRIGLEEADNIVIKWLFEAETKEDEIAS
- a CDS encoding c-type cytochrome, with the translated sequence MRQTSQISKLTSLRAGFAAFSIFALIGVSGAVFAADAAPMAPAAEAKTAVPGKPKVDPAAGEALYSNGDASRGVTACLTCHGPKGQSATGTWPKLSAQHAAYTTKQLKNFKDGTRANPVMMGMAATLTEQDMQNISAFLAKQPISQGVAQNKASIELGQSIYRGGIAAKGVPACAACHSPTGAGIPAQYPLLGGQWAEYTNTQLLAFREGVRKNSSQMTTIATKLSDQEMKAVSDYIAGLH
- the cyaY gene encoding iron donor protein CyaY, with product MSLKRMIEYSMQDSTMNPNNSGVEAIDDKQFYQLGSNLLHSIEVALEAADDALDLDLDVERQGGNVINIRFRDKSVIVVNTQPPLHEIWVAAKSGGYHYRWAGTNAQPLWLDTKTGKELLSDLTEFASAQAGQAVKIGLIKG